Genomic segment of Synechococcus sp. A15-28:
ATGGCAATCCCACCGTGGATGTGACCCTTGAGCTGACGGCCATCACGGCGATGGGTCAGATGGTGGATTTACGCGGCAGCATGACCATGGGCTCGGTGACCACACCAGTCCAGGGCAACCTTCACGCCAAATCAGACCAGCTGGATCTGATTCCCCTTGGCGATCCCTTGATCGCTGGTCTTGAACCCGGTGGTCTGTTTCTTGGTCTTCAGGGTTTCAGCCCTAAAGGCTGGCAGTCGCCTCGATTGATCAACAGCACCGATCCCAGCACCGGTGTCGGTGGCCGCCTTGCTTTGACCAGTAGCTGCCAGGCGGAGAGTGTTGTTCCTGTTCAGCCGCTCTGGTGACCGTCGGGTCAATCAGACTCTTTTTTCCAGCTTCTTGACGGCTCGTTTGGCCGTTGAATTGTTGGGTTCGATGGCCAATGTCTGCCGATAGAGCTTCAAAGCTTCTTCGGTGTTGAGCAGTTTGTCCTGGGCGTATCCCAGGTTGTTCAGGGCGACGGGGTAATCCGGCTTCGCTTTCAAAGCGAGCTTGTAATGCTTGCTGGCACCCTCGTAATCCTTCTGGGCAGCCAGTGCAAAACCGAGGGCGTTTTCGATCACAGCCCGTGCCTCGTCCGGCTCATCCCCCAGACGCTTCAGGGCCTGCTTGAGCGTTGCGGTGGCCTGGGGGAACAACCGCTTGCGCAGCTGTACGGAGCCGAGTTCATAGAGATCCGCGGCCTGGCGGGATTTGGCCGTGCCGGATTGTTCCAGCTGCTGCAGCCGTGTTTCGTCGCGACGAACGCGCAAGAGTTGGCGAGCTACCACGACAGCAGCGATGGCCAGGAGGCCCACCAGGCCCAGCAGGTAGGTCTGGGGCAGCAGATTCACAGCGGCAGATCAGCCTTTGGCGGTGGAGACCACGTTGCTGAAGCTGCCGGGATCCACCACAGCGAGCTGGGCCAGCATCTTGCGATTCAGGCGAACATCGGCCTTCTTGAGGCCACCCATCAGACGGCTGTAGCTCACACCGTTGATGCGGGCTGCGGCGTTGATGCGGGCAATCCAGAGGCGACGGAAATCGCGCTTGCGACGACGACGGTCGCGATAGGCGTTGCACAACGCCTTCATCACCCGCTGGTTGGCGGTGCGGAACTGAGTGCCATTGCCACCGCGGAAGCCACGGGCCAGCCGCAGGATTTTGTTGCGGCGCTTACGGGCGACGTTGCCTCTCTTGACGCGAGCCATGACGTTGGAAGGGTGGGATCAGATCGGGATGGAAGGGCGCTCAGGAGTAAGGAAGCATGCGCACCACGCGCAGCTCGTCGGTCTCGTGAACCACTGCCTTGGTGGCGAGGTGACGCTTCTGCTTGGGGGTCTTGTGGTCCAGCAGATGGTTGCGGAACGCACGGCGACGGGTGAATTTGCCGGTGCCTGTTGCCTTGAACCGCTTGGCGGCAGCTTTGCGGGTCTTCAGCTTGGGCATTGCTCTGCTCGTCCGGGCACAAACGACAAGAATACGCCCTGATGTGCCCCT
This window contains:
- the rpmI gene encoding 50S ribosomal protein L35, producing the protein MPKLKTRKAAAKRFKATGTGKFTRRRAFRNHLLDHKTPKQKRHLATKAVVHETDELRVVRMLPYS
- the rplT gene encoding 50S ribosomal protein L20 → MARVKRGNVARKRRNKILRLARGFRGGNGTQFRTANQRVMKALCNAYRDRRRRKRDFRRLWIARINAAARINGVSYSRLMGGLKKADVRLNRKMLAQLAVVDPGSFSNVVSTAKG
- a CDS encoding tetratricopeptide repeat protein, translated to MNLLPQTYLLGLVGLLAIAAVVVARQLLRVRRDETRLQQLEQSGTAKSRQAADLYELGSVQLRKRLFPQATATLKQALKRLGDEPDEARAVIENALGFALAAQKDYEGASKHYKLALKAKPDYPVALNNLGYAQDKLLNTEEALKLYRQTLAIEPNNSTAKRAVKKLEKRV